The Eubacterium ventriosum genome includes the window TGATAAGCTTAATGCTATCGCAGAAAAGGTTCAGAAGATTTTATAGGAATGGTTTGAACGCAGATAAGCATTCCCCCGCTTCAAGTGCGCGGAGCACTAAGCGGCGGGTGAGGGGGGATGCTTATGTCAGTGGGAGTTGAAAGCTCCCACTGACAGATCGCGAAGCGACTGCGTTCATGAGCAAGTAGCGAAGCGGATTGCGAATGTCCGCTTTACAATTTAGAAAACTATTCGGTATTAAAAAGAAATATGTAGTAAAAAAACGGAACTATGTCAAAATATTTGATATAGTTCCGTTTCTTTGTTGAAATATTGATAACCAGTCTCCTTTTATACAATATGAAATTTTTGTATATCTAATTATTTCACAAGACTATTAATCAAATCAACAATCATATCAACTCCGCCTGTTCCGGCAGATTTTTTCATTGCGTCAATGTATTTACTGCGATTCTCATAAACTGAGTTTACTGTGTTAACCAAGTCCTCAGCAGTAGCTGTGTCTTCATCTATAACTTCACTAAAGCCCTGTTTCTTGTAGGACTTAGCATTAAGTATCTGGTCGCCACGGCTTGCTCTTGCAGACAATGGAATAAGAATGTTAGGTTTATTTAATGCAGCAATTTCACAGATTGAGTTTGCACCGGCTCTTGAAATAATCAAATCAGCCATAGCAAAGAAATCTTTCATTTCGTCGCTGATATATTCAAACTGAGCATAACCTTCCATATCTTTAAGGCTTTCGTCAACCTTGCCCTTGCCGCATAGATGAGCAACCTGGAAGTTCTTTAACAATTCAGGTAAAGCCTTTCTTACAAGTTTATTAACATTTTCAGCACCAAGACTTCCGCCTGTTACCATAATTACAGGTTTGTTAGCAGAGAAACCACACATATCAAGTGCTGTAATTTTATTACCTTCAAATAATTCCTTACGGATAGGTGAACCTGTATGTACTGCCTTAGAACCAAGATATGCAGCAGTTTCAGGGAAGTTATGACATACCTTTGTAGACTTCTTAATTGCAAGCTTATTAGCAAGTCCCGGAGTCATATCTGATTCGTGGATAATAACAGGAATCTTATACTTACTTGCTGCATAAACAACAGGTACAGTTACGAAACCACCCTTTGAAAAAACAATATCAGGCTTATATTTCTTCATAAACTTCTTAGCTTCAAAATATCCTTTTAAAACACGGAAAGGATCAGAAAAATTCTTCCAGCTAAAATAACGGCGAAGCTTACCTGAAGAAATACCGATATAGTCAAGACCGGCATCTTCAACAAGCTGTTTCTCCATTCCGTTGTATGTACCAATATATTTAATTTCAAAACCGGATTCTTTAAGTTTAGGAACTAAAGCAATGTTTGGTGTTACGTGGCCGGCAGTTCCACCACCGGTTAATACTATTTTTTTCATTTTAATACCTCTCTTTTACATATGTTATATCACTAAGTAAGACACAAGATAATTTATTCGGATTGATTGCAAACAATTTTTGAAAATCTCGCAAAAAGTTATGCAAGCAAACAATAGGCAGATTTTTGAAATTTTGCGAGCATAGAGTATGTCGTAAAAGTGACTGTTTGAGCCGTAGGCGAGTTTCACTTTTCGACATACAATAAGCGGCGGAGCAAAATGATAAAATCAACGTGTTTGCGGTATAACTTTTTGCGAGATTTTAGTAGTGTTTGCAACAATCCATAAATAAATTATTTATTATCTGAAGCCTGATATTCTTTAGCCTTGCTTTCAAGGGTTGTGTAATCTGTGCCATCTAAAGCAAGTTTCATCAATTCAGTTGCGTTGCTTTCAGATTGTTCATCCTGGAGCATTACTGATTTGAACAGACCGTTCCATGTTAATTTCTGTGATGCACTCTGTCCTGTTACACTGTAGGATACGATTTGCCATCCTGTTTTTGAAAACTCACTTTTGCCCATAAGCTGTGTCTGGAGTTTTACAAGTGAGCCAATGTTCATGTCTGTTTTAAAGCTTTCTCCAACAGCACTAAGGATTGAGTCTGTGTTTGTAATCATTGATGTTGAAAGTACTTTTGATGATAATGCTTTTAATACTTTAACCTGATTACGGTTACGCTGTAAGTCACCATCGCCGAATGAATGTCTTTCACGAACAAATGTAAGTGCTTCGTTACCATTCATTTCCTGTTTACCCTTTTTGTACTTGTATGTTTTACGTTCACCGTTGTCTTCATCATATGAAGCGTATGTTTTTGTGCTAAATGACTTGTCAACATCTACTGTAATGCCACCAAGAGCATCTACAAGTTTGGCAAAACCTGTAAAGTTAAGCTGTACATAATGATAGTTCTTGCTTGAAACAGGTATATTGTAAAGTGTTTTTAATGTATCCATAATTGCAGTGTTACCAACGCCCCATGTTACTTCCTGAGCCCAGTTCCAACCACTTGAAGTAAGTTCAGAACCATTCTGATCGTAGGCAATACCTGTTCCGTATTTTCCGGCGTGAGTAAGTTTGTCGTATGAATCAGGTGCAACGCTCTTTGCAATAATTGGTACGTAGTAATCTCTTGGTGTTGAAATCATAAGTACTGTAGAAGTTTTAGGATTTACAACAGCAAGAATATTTGTATCTGAACGGTAGTTTTCCTTCGGATTGTATGTACCAAATTCATCACTGGCTGATACGAAAACAACGAAAGGTTCCTCAGAAACTTTTTTGCCGTCGCTGTAGTTATTAAGGAATCCTAAAAATTGTCCCATGTAAAATAAAAGTATGCCAAGTATTATTGAAATTATAACGGACAATATTTTACCTGAAGTACGGGCTGCACGGCCACCCTTCTGTGTTAAAAGGGCAATTGCAAAAAGAACAACCAATACAATAACTAAAACAGCAAGATAAGTTGTGCTTAAAATATTGGCAGAAACTACCTGATAAACAAGAAGCCCTGACAAAACAAGCTGTATTAATGCTAAGATGACGCCTAAAACAGAGCCACCTTTATTTCCCTTTTTCTTTTTATCCTTTCCGGAAACATTTCCCGATTCAGAAGAGTATCCGTAATAACCGGTTTTGTTATCTAAATCGGACATCATTTTTCTACTCATAAGTACCTCCTTGTAATTTTGATTTTAAATTTGTGTAAAATTATTTTATGTACATATACTAAATATGCATACTTACGGTAAGTATACTACATAATTATGAAAAAACAAAGTATACAAGGTATTATAATAGTATTAAAGGTGTGATTAAATTGTGAAATTTGGACAATTTGAATAGGCTAAATAAGGCTAAAAAGTAGCATTAATTGACAAATATTAGTGGCTTTGGTAAAATTGTGTTAAATTCTAGGCTAAGGACGGTTTGCCTAAATCAAAATAATTATGAGATTAAGCCTATAAGTAAGTAGGAGACGATATGAGAGAATCTAGAGCGTTTAGAAGAATAATCGTGCTATTATTATTAGCAATAGTAATTGTAGCACAGACTTATATATTCTGGTATTTTTGGAATACCCATTATAGTCAGGGAATGACAAGAGAGTTCTTCTTTAAGGGCCATATAGTAATGCTTTTTGTATATGGATTAATGTTTACAATATTTTGTAATGTATACGGAGCATTTAAGTTGGGAAGTTTGCAGTATTCGAATTTAGTTTTTTCACAGATACTTGCATTATTATTTACAAACTTTATTATTTATTTACAGATTTCGTTGTTATCACTTAAGATGGTTAGTCCGGCAGCAATTATCGGAATGAGTTTCGATAATGTTTTGTGCTGTCTTATTTGGTGTGGTTTGGCAATAAAGGTATACAGATGGCTTTATCCACCAAGGGATATGTTACTTATCTACAGTGACAGAGATCCTGATAACCTTGTTAAGAAGATTAAGACACGTCAGGACAAGTATATGATAACAGAAGCAGTTCATTGTGATGAACCTGTTGATAAAGTTAGAAAGTTAATTAGAAAGCATCAGGCAGTTTTGGTTTGTGACATACCAAGTGGAAAGAGAAATAACATTGTGAAATACTGCTATATGTATGATAAGAGAGCATATGTTACACCTAAACTTTCAGATATTATTCTGATTGGAGCAGGACAGAACACTATGTTTGACTCACCTCTTCTTGTAACAAGAGTTAGAGGTTTAAAATGGGAAGAAGCGTTTATTAAGAGAGTTATTGATATTATTATTTCTCTTATTCTATGTATTCCAACAGTGATTGTTACATTAATAGTAGCAATTGCAGATATGATTTGGGACAGAGGACCTATTTTTTATACACAGAAAAGACTTACACAGAATGGAAAGACGTTTAGGATTCTAAAGTTTAGAAGTATGAAAGTGGACAGTGAAACAGATGGTGCACGACTTGCAGCTAAGGATGATGACAGAATTACTAAGATTGGTAAGGTTTTAAGAGCTACTCATTTAGATGAGTTGCCACAGGTATTTAACATTCTTATGGGACAGATGTCAGTTGTAGGTCCAAGACCTGAAAGACCTGAGATTGCAGCACAGTATGAAGAAGAAATTCCTGAATTCAGATTCCGATTAAAGGTTAAGGCAGGATTGACAGGGTACGCTCAGGTATATGGAAAATATAATACAACTCCTTACGATAAGTTGAAGTTAGATTTGTACTATATACAGCATTATAAAGTGTGGACAGATATACAGTTGATTTTGATGACATTTAAGATTATGTTCCTTAAAGAGAACACTGAAGGTGTTGAGAAGGAGCAGAAAACCGCAAGTATTAAGAAAAAGGTGAAGTAGAATGACAGAAAATTATTCAGTGTTGATGTCGGTTTATCATAAGGAAAAACCTGAATATTTCAGGGCAGCCATAGAAAGTATACTTAATCAGACAGTAAAGACTAATGATTTTGTTATTGTCTGTGACGGTCCTTTAAATGAAGGCCTGGATAATGTTATTACAGAGGTTGTAACAGCTAATCCGGGCTTATTCAATATTTATAGAATGACAGAAAACAAAGGGCTTGCCATAGCTCTTAACAATGGAATATTACAGTGCAAAAACCAGATAATTGCCAGAATGGACAGCGATGACATAAGTAGAAATGACCGAATGGAAAAGCAGTTAAAGGCAATGAAGGAACATGACGCAGACATTGTAAGCTCTAATTTAATAGAGTTTGACGGCGATGTGTCTAACACAACCCTTACAAGACAGGTGCCTGAAAGTCATAAGGATATAGTGGCTTTTGCAAAAAAGAGAACACCGTTTAACCATCCGGCTGTTATGTACAGAAAGTCAGCAGTTGAGGATTCAGGATTTTATGATGATTATAGATTTTTTGAAGATTATAATCTTTGGGTTGCAATGCTAATGAAAGGACATAAGGGATATAATGTTCAGGAGAATCTTTTGTACATGAGGGCAGGTCAGGATATGTACAAGAGACGTGGCGGATTAGGCTATATTAAGTGCATATTCAGATTTAATAACCATTTAAGAAAGATTGGCTTTATATCTTTTGGTGCGTTTTTGAAAGGGATATTTGTGCGTATAGTTGTAAGTATAATTCCTAACGGACTAAGAAAAACAATATATTCCAAGGCACTTAGAAAATAAAAATCTAAAAGGATTGTACAATGAAAAAGGCAATTTTGAGAGTGTTTTTTAAACCTCTTACCATAATAAATAGAATAAAGAAGAAGGATGAGAAGCTTATCTTCTTCTATTCAAATCTGGGATTTAGAGATAATGTAAAAGCTTTTTATGATTATCTTATAGAAAACAATTATAATGAACAATTTAAAATAGTAGTTAGCATAAATGACTGGGAACAGTATGTGAAAAGAGCTCCAAAGAATGTTACTTTCATTAATAATAAGCAGGGCATTAAATGGTTTATGAAAGCTAAATATGCTTTTTATTGTTTTGGAAAGTATCCAATAAAGCCGTCCAAAAAGCAGACGGTTATAAATCTTTGGCATGGCACACCTCTTAAACGAATCGGTCATCTTGAGAAGGGTTGTGAGAACATTGACTATGACTTTTTTTCAAAGGTTCTTACAAGTGCGCCTATGTATAAGCCGATAATGGCTGATATTTTCGGATGTACAGAGAACCGGGTTGAAGTTATGGGAAATCCCCGTAATGATGAAATGTTCAAAAAAGACAGAATTAAGGATGACTATATAAAAGGAGGCGCAGGTAAGCTTATACTTTGGCTTCCAACATACAGAGAATACGATGAAGGCTTTATTATTTCCATACTAAATAAAGATGAACTTAACAGTTTAAATACTTATCTTATGGATAATAACATTAAGATGATTGTAAAGCTTCACCCACTTCAGACAGCAGATACACAGGGAATAGAATTATCCCACATTAAGTTTATTACTCAGGATGAGCTTAACAGGTCAGACATGACTGTGTATACTTTATTAAGAAATGCAGATGGGTTAATAACAGATTATTCATCAGTATATTTTGATTATATGCTTCTTAACAGACCGATAGGTTTTGCAGTGGAAGATATGGAAAAATATAAGAACAAAAGAGGATTTATTTTTGACAACCCTAAGGAATATATGCCGGGGCCTGAAATTAGGAACCTTTCAGATATAGAAGAATTTATTGAAAATATCGTTTCAGGCAATGACTTGTATAAGGAAGCAAGAGAGTCAGTAAATGATAAGATTAATTATTATAAAGACGGCAATTGCTGTAAGAGAGTAGCAGAAACATTTATTAAATAATGGAGAGTTGTATGAATGCTTCAACATTAAAACAGAAATTAAAAAGGAATAAAATAGCAAGAATTGGTGCGAAGGTTCTTTTGCCTAATCCTTATCCAAAATATTATGAAAAATTAGATGTGGACAGAAACATAATTTTATATGAATCATTTTATGGAAAAGGAATGACTTGTGGACCTAAGGCAATATTTGATCAGTTAACTAAGAGTATAGTCGTTACATCAACTAAGCATGTCTGGGTTTATGACGATGAGAAACAGTGGGCAGCAAATTTTAAAAAGTATGAGAAATGCGATTATGTTAAGTTTGTAAAATTCAAAAGTGACGAGTATTACAAAATGCTTGCCAGCGCAGGAGTTCTTATAAATAATAGCACTTTTCCACCATGTTTTATTAGAAAGCCTGAACAGGATTATATTAATACATGGCACGGAATACCGCTTAAGCTTATGGGATATGATATGCCTAACGGAAATATTGAATCTGCCAATACGGAAAGAAATTTCTTGCAGGCTAATTATTTGCTTTCACCTAATGAACATCATACAAAGATGTATACGGAAGCTTATAAGCTTAAAGGAATATATGAAGGTAAGATTATTGAAACCGGACAGGCAAGAACAGATACTATTTTTAACGCAGATAGAAATGAAGTGATAAAGAGCCTTAGATATTCAGGTGTTAATGTAGATGAAAATAAGAAGATTATAATGTATGCCCCAACATGGAAGGGCAACAGCTTTTCCAATCCACAGGCAGATGGAGAAGAATATGAAAAGCTTTATAACAAGGTTTGTGAAGTAATAGATACTAGTGAATGGCAGGTTTTAATAAAACCACATCAGGCTGTTTTCGATAAGATTAAGGATGATGAGAAATTAAAAGGTTGTCTTGTAAGTCCAAGACTTGATACTAATGAAGTTTTAAGTGTTACAGATGTGCTTGTGTCAGATTATTCAAGTATATTTTTTGATTTCCTTGTAACAGACAGACCTATAATGTTTTATATTCCTGATTTAGAGGAATATAAAGATACAAGAGGATTGTACATGGAGCCTGAAAAACTTCCGGGACCTGCAACTGACAGTTTAGACAAGCTAAGTGAAATGCTTGCAAATCCTTACGAAGCAGTAAAAGATTGGGCAGACAATTACAGAAATGCCAAAGAGCAGTTTTGTCCGGATGATGACGGCCATGTATCAGAGAGAATTGTAAATGCAATTTTTAAGAATGAATATGATCATATTAAAGTGGTAAGACCGCTTCAGAATAAGAAGAAAATATTTATTTCGCTGGGAAGGGCACTTCAGAATGGAATAACCCATTCATTTTTAAGCCTTTTAAATAATTTGAACTATGACAGATTTGACGTTACGGCTTATCTTTATGAGCCTATAGCAGATGATCAGATTTTAAGAATAAACCAGATTAATAAGAATGTAAGAGTACTTGTAAGAACAGGAGGCAATGTGGCAACAAAAGAAGAGTTGTCCAAGATGTATTTTAGTATGGCCTTTAACTGTAAAGGTTCGTACGAAAAAATGTTGCCTGAAAAGTATTTTGAAAGAGAAGCGAGAAGACTGGTAGGGGATTGCAACTTTGATTCAGTTGTAGAGTTTTGTGGTTACTCACCAATTCTTGCATTAATATTGCCAAAGATAAAAAATAAAAAAACGGCAATATGGCAGCATAATGATTTGATTGCAGATGCCAACAGAAAGTTAGGTCATAAGAAACCGTTAAGGAGAAAGATGAGCATAATCTTTAACTTGTATCCAAGATGGGACAGATTAGTTTCCTGCAGTCATTCAGTTATGGAAGTTAACGAGAAGAATCTTTCAAGACCGGAGATTGAAGGTAAGTTCTCATATGCAAAGAATACTATTAACTATATGAGAGTTTTGGACAGCTTAGATAACGATTGTACTTATAAAAACTTTTCATTACCGGCAAGTAATGAAACAAGCTTTGTAACAATGGGAAGATTGTCTACAGAGAAGAATCATGGAAATCTTGTCAGGGCATTTGGAGAATATGTTAAGGAATATCCTAACAGCAAGCTTTATATTATAGGTGAAGGTCCTTTAAGGGAACAGGTTGAGGGCGAGATTGCAAGACTTAATCTTAAGGACAAGGTTATTCTTACGGGAAATCTTATAAATCCATTTACTTTAATGAAAAACTGTAAATGTTTTATACTTCCATCTATATATGAAGGACAACCTATGGTATTATTAGAAGCGCGTATTGTAGGGCTTCCTATAATAGTTTCAGATTTTTCATCAGTTAAGGATAGTCTGATGGAAAACGGACAATATTTGATTAATTCTTCAGAAGAAAGTATACTAGGGGGGTTAAGGGCTTTTTCAGAAGGAAAAGTTCCGAAATGTAATTTTGATCCAAAACAGTATAACAGAGAAGCTGTGGAAGAATTTGAAAACGCGATTATGTAAAAAATAATTATATAAAATAAGGAAAGGATAAAGGTCACTTAAAAGTGACACCTTAGAATTCTAAGGATGGTATAAATTATGAAGAGAGTTATTACTTATGGTACATTTGATATGCTTCACTATGGACATATTAATTTGCTAAGAAGAGCAAAGGAACTTGGAGATTATCTTGTAGTTGTTCTTTCAACAGATGAGTTTAACTGGAATTCAAAACAGAAGAAATGTTATTTCACATATGAACAAAGAAAGCAGGTTCTTGAAGCAATCAGATATGTAGACCTTGTTATTCCTGAAGAAAACTGGGAACAGAAGATTAGTGATGTTCAGGATTATAAGATTGACACATTTGTAATGGGAAATGACTGGGAAGGAAAGTTCGACTTCTTAAAGGATTACTGTGAAGTTGTATATCTTCCAAGAACAGAAGGAATTTCAACAACACAGATTAAGACAGATTTAAACCACGAAGATATGGCTGCTAAGGGAGATAAGTAATGGTTAGCATTATAGTAACTCATAAGAAAGATACATTATATTTAAAAGATTGTTTGGAAAGTATTGCCGAACAGCAATTTAAGGATTACGAAACTATTCTTGTAGTTGACCACACAGAGGATAATATCGAACCTTTAATAGAAGAGTTCAAGGATAAGATTAACTTAAAGGTGTTTTATCTTGAAGATAAACATGGTGTCAGCAGTGCAAGAAACCTTGGTCTTGATAAGGCAACAGGAGAGTATGTCTATTTCCTTGATAATGACGATTACCTGTATGGTGATTCTATTAAGTTATTATTGGACGTAATGGATGAAGATACAGATATGGCTTATGGAAGAATGAAACATACATGGTTCCAGAAGCAGGCATTTAATGACAGCCAGGGTGATGATGACGACAATAATGATAATGACGCAGATGATAAAAAAGTAATTTATGACTTTAATGAACCTTACGCGAATATGCTTGAAAAATATCGTAAATTAGACAAGATTACTGTTTTATCAGCTATTTATAAGAAGTCATTATTTACAGACAATAATATTAGATTTAATGAAAAACAGACATATTTTTCAGATACAAAAGTTTTAGTTCAGCTTTTAAATAACGCTAAGAATATTAAAAGCAACGAAGAATCAGTATATGTTAAGCGCCATCATAATGATAAGGCTAAGAATCCTGCAATTTCGCAGTTTCCTAGAGAGGAAACAATGTTGGATTATTTTGTTGCATACAAGAATGCAATTAAGGCAGCAGGAACAAATGAGAGAATTATAAACCATTTATATTATATTCTTGCAAAGTTTGTTGTTAAAGAATACATTATGAAAATGCGTTGGTCAGAAGATGACAGATGGAGAAATGAATTCTTTACGGAATTAGCAACTCTTGCAAAAGATATTAATAACAAAGTATTAAAAGATGATTTTACACATGCTGAAAAGGCAATGGTTAAATCAATGAAACATAACGATTTCGCTAAGATGAAAAAGAAAGCTATGCGTGTTCTTTTCAACAGAAAAATCGTAAAAATGATAAAGAACCCAAGAGTAAGAAATAAGACTATTACTCTTTATGTATTTAACAAGATGAAATTAAAAGAAAACTGGGTGGTTTTTGAAAGCTTTATGGGAAGAAACTGTTCAGGACAGCCTAAATATGTATATAAATATTTGCAGGAAGCTTATGGCGACAAGTATAAATGCATATGGGTTGTTGACAGAAAAGGTGTTGAAATACCGGGAAAACATAAAACATGTAAGCGTTTCAGCTTGAAATACTATTACTATATGAATAGAAGCAAATATTGGGTTAACAATATGAGACAGCCTCTTAGCATTCCGAGACGTGAAGAAACAGTTATGTTAGCTACATGGCATGGAACACCACTTAAGAGACTTGTATTTGATATGGATGATGTACATTCAGCGAACCCAAGATACAAGGATATTGTATTTAAACAGACAAGAGCATGGGATTATTTGTTATCTGACAATCCTTTCTCAACAGAAAGATTCCAGAGCTGTTTCAGATTTGAAAAAGAAAAGATTTTGGAATACGGATATCCTGCTAATGACCCAATGTATGCACCTGACAGAGAAGAGCAGGCAGCAAAGATTAAAGAGAAACTTGGAATTCCAAAGGATAAGAAAGTTATCCTTTATGCTCCAACATGGAGAGATGACCAGTTCTACGAAGCAGGACAGTATGGTTTTGAACTTGATCTTGATGTTAACAGACTTCAGGAAGAGTTTGGGGATGAATATGTATTGTTATTAAGACTTCACTATTTCATAGTAGACCAGCTTGATTTAAGTAAATATGGTGATTTTACAGTTGACGGCAGCAGTTATGATGATATTACTGATTTGTATCTTATTTCAGATATGCTTATTACAGACTACTCATCAGTATTCTTTGATTATGCTAACCTGAAACGTCCTGTACTTTATTACACATACGATTTGGACAAGTATAGAGATGTACTTAGAGGATTTTATCTTGATATGGAAAAGGACTTACCGGGGCCATTGCTTTTAACTAACGATGAAGTAGTTGATGCAATTAAGAATATCGACAAAATCAAAGAACAATACAAAGACAGATATGAAGAATTCTACAACAGATTCTGTTGTGTTGATGACGGACACGCAGCCCAGAGAGTAGTAGAAAAAGTATTTAAATAAAAGATTTAACTAATTTTAAAAATTTAAAAACTAACGGTTTTTAAAGTTTGAAAACAGGTAGCCCTAACTATAATATTGAAATCAAAGCATGTTTTCA containing:
- a CDS encoding CDP-glycerol:glycerophosphate glycerophosphotransferase, with translation MVSIIVTHKKDTLYLKDCLESIAEQQFKDYETILVVDHTEDNIEPLIEEFKDKINLKVFYLEDKHGVSSARNLGLDKATGEYVYFLDNDDYLYGDSIKLLLDVMDEDTDMAYGRMKHTWFQKQAFNDSQGDDDDNNDNDADDKKVIYDFNEPYANMLEKYRKLDKITVLSAIYKKSLFTDNNIRFNEKQTYFSDTKVLVQLLNNAKNIKSNEESVYVKRHHNDKAKNPAISQFPREETMLDYFVAYKNAIKAAGTNERIINHLYYILAKFVVKEYIMKMRWSEDDRWRNEFFTELATLAKDINNKVLKDDFTHAEKAMVKSMKHNDFAKMKKKAMRVLFNRKIVKMIKNPRVRNKTITLYVFNKMKLKENWVVFESFMGRNCSGQPKYVYKYLQEAYGDKYKCIWVVDRKGVEIPGKHKTCKRFSLKYYYYMNRSKYWVNNMRQPLSIPRREETVMLATWHGTPLKRLVFDMDDVHSANPRYKDIVFKQTRAWDYLLSDNPFSTERFQSCFRFEKEKILEYGYPANDPMYAPDREEQAAKIKEKLGIPKDKKVILYAPTWRDDQFYEAGQYGFELDLDVNRLQEEFGDEYVLLLRLHYFIVDQLDLSKYGDFTVDGSSYDDITDLYLISDMLITDYSSVFFDYANLKRPVLYYTYDLDKYRDVLRGFYLDMEKDLPGPLLLTNDEVVDAIKNIDKIKEQYKDRYEEFYNRFCCVDDGHAAQRVVEKVFK